A single window of Carassius auratus strain Wakin chromosome 9, ASM336829v1, whole genome shotgun sequence DNA harbors:
- the calcrla gene encoding calcitonin gene-related peptide type 1 receptor, whose protein sequence is MPKMMTASCWTICLFLLGSVTKFIVLASPEVNESQQQHPQNVYHDIGVTRNKIVTAQFECYQKIMKDSGQDRRVGPACNMTWDGWLCWEDTEAGITSEQHCPDYFHDFDPTEMVTKICTESGHWFLHPESNRTWTNFTRCNLHTTEGRRTAMNLFYLALIGHGLSLTSLFISLSIFFHFKSLSCQRITLHKNLFFSFVLNSINTIIWLTGVANNQELVQENPISCKVSQFIHLYIFGCNYFWMLCEGIYLHTLIVVAVFAEKQHLMWYYLLGWGFPLIPATIHAVARSYYYNDNCWISSSTSLLYIIHGPICAALLVNLFFLLNIVRVLITKLKVTHQAESSLYMKAVRATLILVPLLGIQYVLLPYKPGGRMSSEIYDYIMHILMHYQGLLVATIFCFFNGEVQAVLRRHWNQYRIQFGSAITQSDALRSASYTASSITEVQGCYSIDGHTEHLNGKNCHDIDNSTLKPENPFA, encoded by the exons ATGCCAAAGATGATGACAGCTAGCTGCTGGACGATctgtctgtttctgctgggatctgtCACTAAG TTCATTGTTCTAGCCAGTCCTGAGGTAAACGAAAGCCAGCAACAACATCCTCAAAATGTGTACCACGACATTGGTGTTACTAGGAACAAGATTGTGACGGCACAGTTCGAGTGCTATCAGAAGATCATGAAGGACAGCGGTCAAGACAGAAGAG TTGGCCCGGCATGCAACATGACCTGGGATGGATGGTTGTGTTGGGAGGACACAGAGGCCGGCATAACATCTGAGCAACACTGCCCTGACTATTTCCATGATTTTGACCCTACAG AAATGGTCACCAAAATATGTACAGAAAGCGGGCACTGGTTCTTGCATCCTGAGAGTAATCGCACATGGACAAATTTCACCAGATGTAATTTGCACACTACTGAAGGACGCAGG ACTGCAATGAATTTGTTCTACTTGGCGCTAATTGGTCATGGGCTCTCTTTAACATCTTTGTTCATCTCGCTAAGCATATTCTTCCATTTCAA GAGTTTGAGCTGCCAGAGAATTACCCTGCACAAAAACCTCTTCTTTTCCTTTGTATTAAACTCCATCAACACTATCATTTGGTTAACAGGAGTGGCAAACAACCAAGAACTAGTTCAGGAAAATCCA ATCAGCTGCAAAGTATCCCAGTTTATCCATCTCTACATCTTTGGATGCAACTACTTCTGGATGCTTTGTGAAGGGATTTACTTGCACACACTCATTGTTGTGGCAGTTTTTgctgaaaaacagcatttaatgtGGTATTACCTTCTTGGATGGG GTTTCCCTCTTATACCCGCTACAATACATGCCGTAGCCAGAAGTTATTACTACAATGATAA TTGTTGGATCAGCTCAAGTACTTCTCTGCTATACATTATTCATGGCCCTATCTGTGCAGCACTGCTG GTGAACTtgttttttctgctgaacatcGTACGAGTTCTCATCACCAAACTGAAAGTGACGCATCAAGCAGAGTCCAGTCTGTATATGAAAGCTGTCCGAGCCACGCTCATTCTGGTTCCACTGCTGGGCATCCAGTACGTTCTCCTCCCGTACAAACCTGGGGGACGCATGTCTTCTGAAATCTATGACTACATTATGCATATCCTAATGCATTATCAG gGACTGTTGGTAGCCACAATCTTCTGCTTTTTCAACGGAGAG GTCCAAGCAGTTTTGAGAAGGCACTGGAATCAGTACCGCATACAGTTTGGAAGCGCCATCACACAATCTGATGCTCTGAGATCTGCGTCGTACACAGCGTCCTCCATTACAGAGGTCCAGGGCTGTTACAGCATCGACGGCCACACAGAACACTTGAATGGCAAAAACTGCCATGACATTGACAACAGCACCTTAAAACCAGAGAATCCCTTTGCCTGA